A region of the Methanobrevibacter ruminantium M1 genome:
ACATGAATCCTAGAGCTGCAAGAGGTTCAGCTCCCAGTCCGCTAACCCACATGCTGTCTATTAAGTTATTTGCAAACATTAAAAGCATGGAAAGGATTGTGGGATAGGTCAATCTATTTATGGCCTTTTTAGGGTCTCCTATGATTGATTCGATGTTTTTATTGGTTTGCATAAAAATCAGTGCTTAAAAAATAAGTAAAAAGAAATTAACAGAGTCAAAAAAATAATTTTAAAAAAGCAATAATTTTAAAGAAAATTTACTAATAAAAATTAGCAAACTCCCTTTAATAGCATTAATCATTTATTCTGAAAATTTTAGATTTTTGTTTACTATATATTATAGTTCTTTGTTTACTATATATTTCAAATAGTTTAGTTTTTTGTTTACTATATATTACAAATAATTTAATTTTTTGTTTACTATTAATTATAAATAGTAAACCCAACTAAAATTCAATATAATTTAATCAATTTTAGCTATCACAGAAATGATACGAGTCAGGCTTCTATGCATTTTAATCGCATACCTTTCCAATAAAACAAAGCCTACATCCTTAAATAGGGAATCTATGTCTAATGAATCAGGACTAGCCATCACTAAAAGTGCATCCTCTTTCATGCTGTGTTCAATGGATTCTAAAAATTCTTTAAATATTCCAGAAGCACCTTCTCCACAAGTGGTTGTAGAAATTCCATATGGTGGGTCGGTTACAACTGCATCAGCCTCTTCATACATTTCCATTTCACGAATATCCACCACATGAGTTTTATAATCGGTTATTCCAGCATATTCAAGGTTAGTTGCAGTTCCATTTTTCATTCTCCAGTCAATGTCACAGCCAACAACCTTTGCTCCTATGAGACCTGCTTCTATAAGGATTCCCCCAGTTCCACAGAATGGATCTAAGACCAAATCTCCTTCCTTGACTCTTGAGAGATTTACCATGCATCTAGCTAATTTAGGACTCATACATCCTGGATGGAAAAATGGCCTCTTATGAGGTTTCATCTCTTCAAAATACTTTTTATTCAATTGATATTTGCCATAACATAAATAGATAGTGTTCTTATAAGCTACAACCCTAATAAAAGATTTTGGATTTGATAGGTTTACAGAGATATTGTCAGTACTTGTTAAGATATATCCTCCTATTTTTCTCTCAGTGTCTACAGTGTCTATTTCACTATTGAACCTTTTTACCCTAACAGCAAAGTTCTCATCAATAAACTCAGACCAATCGATTGATTTAACTTCAGATTCCAAATCAGAGCAGTCTACTGTCTTAATCAATTGATGGACTTCATGAGTATATCCTAATCTTCTAACAAGCAATCTATAATAATCATCAAAAACATCTTCCTCAAGCTCTTTTAATAAAACCAAGCCAGGGCATACCATTTCAAGTTCAGTTTCTATTTCTTCTGTTTCCAAGACAGCTCTTAATTCAGCCAATGGCAGTTTATCATGTTCTTGTGATAAGATTAATAATAAATCCATTTTTTAAACCTCAAAAGTATTTTTAAGTCAATTCAAATCTTTTAATTTAAATAAGAATAATTTACATTTTATTATTTATTAGTCATTCATCATTTTTTTATAAATATAGCAAAAGCCAAAACTCTTAATCTTTATTTAACAACCAAATCTTAGCCAATTCCTTTTTATGAATCTTAGGAGCCAATGAAAAAATCAAGCCTCTTTTTAAGAATTCCTTAACTAACTTGGATTGATTGTCCATATCTCCATATTCAGATATTAATTTATCAGCATCTTTTTCTTTTAATTTAGTTAATACATAATCCAAATCATCATTAGATAAGGTAGATAATGATTTTTGGACTTTAAATTGAATTTCAAACTCTTTTGAAAATCTATTTTCAAAATCATTCTGATAGTTTTCTAAAATCTTAGACAATTCATCTAAGAAATTATTTAATTCTTCTTTATAATTAGCATCATTTAAATCAGAATCATCCTCATTTGAATCAGAACCACCAACTAAATCAAAATCAATTTTATCAAAGTCTAAAGTATTTAAAGCATTTAAAATAGCATCTTTTGCAAATTGAACAGACTCTAATCCAATTAGAATTCCGCCTCCTGTGGTTGGTTTGACTTGAGAAGCAGCATCCCCTATTAAAATAAGCCTATTCTTAAATAATTTATTACTTTTATCATAAATAGGTATTTTACCCTTATATTTCTCTAAAACTTCATATTCATCATATCTAAATTCATTTTCCAGATAGTCATCCAGCATCTTGGATTGGCTTTTATAGTCATCTTCGCTAAACAATCCAATCCTATAAATATTACTATAAACTGGAATTGCCCAGATAAATCCCGGAAAGAGATCTCCCCAAGCATATAAATCTACAAAGGACATTTCATCAATCTTATCAACCTTAACAAGATATTGGCTTGCATTAAAATAATTTAACTTAGAATTGACCTTTTTAGCTGAAAGTGATAATGGACCGTCTGCACCTACAATAATCTTGGAGCGGATTGTTTTAATCTCACAATCGAATTTGAATTGGACAATCCCAAGCTCTGTATCAATATCCACTACCTTTGAAGATAGATAAGTGTCCAGATGCTCCCTTGCTCGATTAAATAAGTACTGATCAAATGCAACCCTATCTAAAACATAGGCTTGAGATTCCTTTTTAGAAACAGTTAATGAATGATTTTTAGAATGTATGAAAGCACCTTTAGCTTCATTTAATATTAATTCTTTTGGAATATCACATAATGAAGAAATTCTTTTATTTACAATTCCTGCACATTGCAAAGGCAAACCTATACGTTTCTTTTTATCTATTAAGCAAACTTTTAAACCGTTTTGAGCAAGTTCATAAGCTAAACTAGAGCCTATAGGTCCTGCACCAACAATTGCTACATCATAATCAAAACTCATGCTTTACCTTCATATAAAAATTAAATAAAAAAATTGCTTTTAAACTAAAAAATTGTTTATAAGACTAAAGAATAATTGCCTTAAAAACTAAATAAAAAATTGTTTTTAAGATTAAATAAAAAATTGCCTTAAAAACTAAATAAAAAAATTATAGGACTAAATAGAAAATTTAAAAGAAATTGAATAAAAATTAATAAAATTAAGACCTTCTAAATTTCCTTGAATGCTTTTCAAGCAAGTCATTGGAATCTTTATTCTTTTTCTTTTTCTTGCCCTTTTTATCTGACTCTTCATAATTATTAGAATTATCTTCCATATCATTATAGGAGTTATAATTTTCCTGATTGTTATAGCTTCTATTTCTATAATTAGATGACCTGTTTCTATTATTGGATTTATGATAATTATCACTTGAAGACTGTTTATTTAATCTTGGAGGATTGTTTGATTGTCTATAATCATCATAGCCATAATTGGATTGATCATAAGAGTTATTATAGTTTGGATTAGATCCAGAATGACCATAACCATCATCATAGGACCGATTAGGTCTTGATTGTCTATAATCACCTTCATAAGGCTGATTAGATCTAGATTGTCTATAATCACCTTCATAAGACTGATTAGACCTAAATTGCCTATCATCAGGATAATTAGAATTATAATGCCTATTCTGATTAGAATTAGCATAATCAGTATTATGTCTAGAGCCAGAAGCAAAATCATCATAAGAATCATTCATTCTAGAATCAAAGTCTTCATGAGAGTTAACTACTCTGGAATCAAAATCTTCATGAGAATTGACTACTCTAGAGTGATTGTTGGGCTTAAATTTAATATTGTCTCCAATATTTTCCATAGCCTTATTTATAGTGCTATCAAATTCCTCATCGGAGATAAAATCGTCATCCATACCATAATAATCATTAGAATCAAGAGGGTTCATTTCATTAAAACTTTCTCCACCCCTATTTTGAGCTTCTAGATTATCTTGATGGAATTTCTCATAATTTTGTGCAAAATACTTATTTGGATTTCTTTGATAGGATTCTCTAATTGTTTCTCTATGTTGATGATTTGCTCTTGAATCGTCTCTGTATTGATTTGCATTCCTTTTTGAATAGCCCCTATTGCCTTGAGGGGCTCTTTTGGATCTTTGATTATAGCCAGATTCATAATCATCATAGCCAAAATCATCATAGTTGTTGCGATTATTATAATTAGGATTCTGCTTATAATTAGAGTTCCTGTTATAGTTAGGGTCATAATTGGAATTTCTATTATAATTGTTACTCGGACCATCAATCGGCTGATTATTATAATTATTTCCTCTGGAATTCTTAGCTTTTCGCCTTATTTCTCTAAGATTTCGTTTTCTCTCCTTTACATCAACCAATTCAAGGTCATCAAGATCTTCCATACGATTATAATGAACCTTTTCATCAGAGTTAGGCCTTATTGGCTTAAAGTCCCTATTTTGATAGGAATCACCATAATTGTCATATCCCCAATGGTTGTTATGGTTATTATAACTGTTATTATATGGATTGCCATAGGAATCGTCATATAAGTTATGTGACCTTAGATGAGTTGTCCTCATATTCTCAAAAATTAAATCTTCAATCTTTTTAGGGTTTGAGACATCCTTTAATGACATGTCCTTGCCGTCATAGGCACTGTATAAGGTAATTGTGCCTACTGAGAATGCTTTTCCTAAAATGCTTTGAGAACGACTTACATCCTGAATAGTGTTAAAAGGCATGTAATTCTTCTTATTAAATATAATGCCCTTTTCAACGATAACTCTGCTTTCAGTAATTGTATACTTTATTGAAGTCCAAGAAAGGAATTTTATTATGATATATAGGATTACAACCATTATTATAACAAAGACTGCAATTGCAAAATAGCGAGTCAATGGCAATTTGGTTGATTCTATCATATAGACTTGCATGTTTCCAATATATTGAATTCCAGTTGAATAGAGGAAAAATAGAAATCCAAGTAAAATCACTGCAATGAATATGCTCTTTGAATAAACTATCAAATTTGGTTGCCCTTCATACAACACTTTTTCATTAGAGTTCTCTTTTTTATCTTTACCAAACATTAGTTTATATTTATATTTTTTATTTATAATATAGTTTATGCAGATATGTTCGCAATATATTAAATAAGTTTAATTAAGAGTCTATTTAATTCAAAAAATAGCACATTAATTCATAAATAGCAGATTTATTCAGAAAAATAGCACATTAATTCAAAAAATGCACATAATTCATAAAATGCAGATTTATTCAGAAAAATAGCAGATTTATTCAAAAAAGAGACAGGATAATTAAAAATAGAATAAAAAATAAAAAAAGAAAAATAAATTAAAAAAAAGTTTAGCTTAAAGATCAGTTGCTTCCGCTTCGTAAACAGCAATGTCAAGTTCAGCTGCAACTAAATCTGCTATATTTTTTCCAAAGGTGAGGAAATGTTCAGTTTGTAAATGAGCTCCTAATATTTCTTTGGATTCCCATTGTTCAACAAACAACAAGGTTCCATCACAAGTGTTGGAATATAAGTTATAGTCGATGTTTCCATCTTCTTTTCTTGAATTTTCAATCAAGTCTTGTGCAAATTCTACAATTTTTTCACAAGCTTCTTCATCTTTAGGTATTGCTTTTGCTAAAACAAATATCATAAAATCACCGCTTAATTTAGTTAAGAGACTATCCGTAGCATTGGATAAATAGATATTTATTTTTTTATAGATAAATAAATATCGGAATAAAGGAGAAAATAAAAGAGGATATACTAGAGAATATCCTATTTAAGTTAAATATTAGAAAATTATAAATAAGAGGTGAAAATAATTTTCTAAATATTTAACTTAGGTCGAGAACAAAATATCTAATCTTTAAAAAATCTCATTAAATTTTAAAAGAAAAAATATCTAATCTTTCAAAAAACTTTAGATGAACAGACAGCAAATACTGTTTAATCTTCAAATTGAGGAATTCCAGTAATTCTGAGACCACCATAATGGGATCTATACTTAATGTTTAATCCGATTAATAATGGAGTGATCTTTTCAATAATTCTTGATTTTTCTAAAATTCCAGTGTCGATTGCTTTAACTCCAGGAAGTTTATTAATAAGTTCGGTAGCGATTTCTTTTGCTTCTTTATCATCTCCTGCAATTAAACAGTCACAATCGATTTCATTTGGAATATTGGATAAATGAGAATTACTAATGTTACAGAATGCACAGATTACCTTTGCACCTGTTCCATCCAATATTTTTGCAGTTCTTTCTGCTGCTGAACCTTCCATTAAGTCAATGAAACGGAATGGTTTGCCACCAATAGCTGTTTCAAGAGGGACGGTTGCATCCAATACAATTTTATCAGTACAAAATTCCTTAATTCCTTCAAGAGTAGGTTTTTGTGCTGCTAATGGTACAGTTAAAATTAAAATATCTCCTTCTTTTGCTGCATCTTCATTAGCCATACCTACAATATTTAAATCATAATCTTTAAGTTCTTCAATTGTTTCTTCCACTATTGTTAAAGCTTTTTCTTCCTTACGAGAGCCTACAATAACTTCAACACCTTCAATAGCGAATCTTTTTGCAATTCCTAAACCTTGTGGACCAGTTCCACCAATAACCGCTACTTTCATTTTTTTCCACCTGAAAATTTAATTTCATTTTTATAAACACATATGCAAAAACTTTGCTAAATTACAAACATGCTAAAAATCTAAAACTTAGCAATTAATATTATAAACATCTGAAAAGTTTTAAAAAAAAAGTAATGGATAGAATCCATTACTTTAATTAAAGTTCAACTTAATCAACAGACTTAGTCGATGTCTAACATTACAACAGGTTTAA
Encoded here:
- a CDS encoding TIGR01177 family methyltransferase, translating into MDLLLILSQEHDKLPLAELRAVLETEEIETELEMVCPGLVLLKELEEDVFDDYYRLLVRRLGYTHEVHQLIKTVDCSDLESEVKSIDWSEFIDENFAVRVKRFNSEIDTVDTERKIGGYILTSTDNISVNLSNPKSFIRVVAYKNTIYLCYGKYQLNKKYFEEMKPHKRPFFHPGCMSPKLARCMVNLSRVKEGDLVLDPFCGTGGILIEAGLIGAKVVGCDIDWRMKNGTATNLEYAGITDYKTHVVDIREMEMYEEADAVVTDPPYGISTTTCGEGASGIFKEFLESIEHSMKEDALLVMASPDSLDIDSLFKDVGFVLLERYAIKMHRSLTRIISVIAKID
- a CDS encoding PH domain-containing protein, coding for MIVYSKSIFIAVILLGFLFFLYSTGIQYIGNMQVYMIESTKLPLTRYFAIAVFVIIMVVILYIIIKFLSWTSIKYTITESRVIVEKGIIFNKKNYMPFNTIQDVSRSQSILGKAFSVGTITLYSAYDGKDMSLKDVSNPKKIEDLIFENMRTTHLRSHNLYDDSYGNPYNNSYNNHNNHWGYDNYGDSYQNRDFKPIRPNSDEKVHYNRMEDLDDLELVDVKERKRNLREIRRKAKNSRGNNYNNQPIDGPSNNYNRNSNYDPNYNRNSNYKQNPNYNNRNNYDDFGYDDYESGYNQRSKRAPQGNRGYSKRNANQYRDDSRANHQHRETIRESYQRNPNKYFAQNYEKFHQDNLEAQNRGGESFNEMNPLDSNDYYGMDDDFISDEEFDSTINKAMENIGDNIKFKPNNHSRVVNSHEDFDSRVVNSHEDFDSRMNDSYDDFASGSRHNTDYANSNQNRHYNSNYPDDRQFRSNQSYEGDYRQSRSNQPYEGDYRQSRPNRSYDDGYGHSGSNPNYNNSYDQSNYGYDDYRQSNNPPRLNKQSSSDNYHKSNNRNRSSNYRNRSYNNQENYNSYNDMEDNSNNYEESDKKGKKKKKNKDSNDLLEKHSRKFRRS
- a CDS encoding geranylgeranyl reductase family protein, with amino-acid sequence MSFDYDVAIVGAGPIGSSLAYELAQNGLKVCLIDKKKRIGLPLQCAGIVNKRISSLCDIPKELILNEAKGAFIHSKNHSLTVSKKESQAYVLDRVAFDQYLFNRAREHLDTYLSSKVVDIDTELGIVQFKFDCEIKTIRSKIIVGADGPLSLSAKKVNSKLNYFNASQYLVKVDKIDEMSFVDLYAWGDLFPGFIWAIPVYSNIYRIGLFSEDDYKSQSKMLDDYLENEFRYDEYEVLEKYKGKIPIYDKSNKLFKNRLILIGDAASQVKPTTGGGILIGLESVQFAKDAILNALNTLDFDKIDFDLVGGSDSNEDDSDLNDANYKEELNNFLDELSKILENYQNDFENRFSKEFEIQFKVQKSLSTLSNDDLDYVLTKLKEKDADKLISEYGDMDNQSKLVKEFLKRGLIFSLAPKIHKKELAKIWLLNKD
- the npdG gene encoding NADPH-dependent F420 reductase; the encoded protein is MKVAVIGGTGPQGLGIAKRFAIEGVEVIVGSRKEEKALTIVEETIEELKDYDLNIVGMANEDAAKEGDILILTVPLAAQKPTLEGIKEFCTDKIVLDATVPLETAIGGKPFRFIDLMEGSAAERTAKILDGTGAKVICAFCNISNSHLSNIPNEIDCDCLIAGDDKEAKEIATELINKLPGVKAIDTGILEKSRIIEKITPLLIGLNIKYRSHYGGLRITGIPQFED
- a CDS encoding putative quinol monooxygenase, producing the protein MIFVLAKAIPKDEEACEKIVEFAQDLIENSRKEDGNIDYNLYSNTCDGTLLFVEQWESKEILGAHLQTEHFLTFGKNIADLVAAELDIAVYEAEATDL